A genome region from Quadrisphaera setariae includes the following:
- a CDS encoding methionine synthase codes for MSSLLPASIVGSLPKPSWLAEPEKLWSPWKLDGDALVEGKQDALRAAVQEQQHRGIDVVSDGEQTRQHFVTTFIEHLSGVDFEQRETVRIRDRYDASVPSVVGAVSRERPVFVDDAAFLRSQTDRPIKWALPGPMTMVDTLYDRHYRSREKLAWEFAAILNAEARELEAAGVDVIQFDEPAFNVFHDEVRDWGVAALERAAEGLRAETVVHICYGYGIKANNDWKATLGAEWRQYEQSFPLLQGSSIDTVSLESHHSHVPVELVELLRGKKVMLGAIDVASHEVETPEEVADTLRAALRHVDAELLVPSTNCGMAPLPRSVALGKLAALSAGAALLREELAAPPR; via the coding sequence GTGTCCTCCCTCCTCCCCGCCTCCATCGTCGGCAGCCTGCCGAAGCCGTCGTGGCTCGCCGAGCCCGAGAAGCTGTGGTCGCCGTGGAAGCTCGACGGCGACGCGCTCGTCGAGGGCAAGCAGGACGCCCTGCGCGCCGCCGTGCAGGAGCAGCAGCACCGCGGCATCGACGTCGTGAGCGACGGCGAGCAGACCCGCCAGCACTTCGTCACGACGTTCATCGAGCACCTCTCCGGCGTCGACTTCGAGCAGCGCGAGACCGTCCGCATCCGCGACCGGTACGACGCGAGCGTGCCGAGCGTCGTCGGCGCGGTGAGCCGTGAGCGGCCGGTCTTCGTCGACGACGCGGCGTTCCTCCGCAGCCAGACCGACCGGCCGATCAAGTGGGCCCTGCCCGGCCCGATGACGATGGTCGACACCCTCTACGACCGCCACTACCGCAGCCGCGAGAAGCTGGCCTGGGAGTTCGCGGCCATCCTCAACGCCGAGGCGCGCGAGCTGGAGGCGGCCGGGGTCGACGTCATCCAGTTCGACGAGCCCGCGTTCAACGTCTTCCACGACGAGGTGCGCGACTGGGGCGTCGCGGCGCTGGAGCGGGCGGCCGAGGGGCTGCGCGCCGAGACCGTCGTCCACATCTGCTACGGCTACGGGATCAAGGCCAACAACGACTGGAAGGCGACGCTCGGGGCGGAGTGGCGGCAGTACGAGCAGTCCTTCCCCCTGCTGCAGGGCAGCTCCATCGACACCGTCTCGCTGGAGAGCCATCACTCGCACGTGCCGGTGGAGCTGGTCGAGCTGCTCCGCGGCAAGAAGGTCATGCTCGGGGCGATCGACGTGGCCAGCCACGAGGTCGAGACCCCCGAAGAGGTCGCCGACACCCTGCGCGCGGCGCTGCGGCACGTGGACGCGGAGCTGCTGGTCCCCAGCACCAACTGCGGCATGGCGCCGCTGCCGAGGTCGGTGGCGCTGGGGAAGCTCGCCGCCCTGTCCGCGGGGGCCGCACTGCTCCGCGAGGAGCTCGCCGCACCGCCACGCTGA